The Salvia miltiorrhiza cultivar Shanhuang (shh) chromosome 1, IMPLAD_Smil_shh, whole genome shotgun sequence genome has a window encoding:
- the LOC130990956 gene encoding uncharacterized protein LOC130990956 isoform X2, whose translation MEKKVINRFYHEHPLILTENVSKEEPPNCYGCGNLVTNLELAYVCAVQHCLDRIILHKKCGELPSEIWHPKHPQHPISLFDYHNYLVSPWCDLCLRDLGRVLSYRCSSCDFDIDITCPIIIIDAILEERRELQHPSHPNHPLTLMRKPPLPFCCDGCGVEDVDMAYICSICEFWIHKSCASLPLVLPINLQYHHHPLSLAFTFPVEHHRYIYNCDVCLKRLGKTCWVYFCGVCRFFAHIRCVASTNVKPERDSKDGDDNDGNSSVIEFPLYAHDISKELLTPFVMREKGINKIPDVKDMPKTVNMEETYASFSFLFNYHKHPLSLVLEPQEEEEDDSNKIEGEKEEEEDEDEAENDGEVKICDVCVTPISSPPYYECSVAAATACKYFVHSICYFLPNTLSSSSSFSRNLYGDCPETNDKNHRFTLYTSSAFTDMDFSLFTCELCNISTNGRVYECEGCKMKIDVKCASLPKTIRHESHPHHHKPLILTRISSGGKTKKCGCGRILSNCTAYCCSSSDDCDFALELKCAMLPKSIRKHEWDTTHSLRLTFDASLDHPSDFFCDFCEEELHPKKWMYHCRQCDLSFHLFCLRSASGWYRNIKFGRRFVLEGIHPNHPLTFNCVTIKRRCNICDMDEYNYGGLECASCNYLVCLTCARRELVKKHVNFR comes from the exons ATGGAGAAGAAGGTTATCAACCGTTTCTACCATGAACATCCTTTGATTCTCACAGAAAATGTGAGTAAGGAAGAGCCTCCAAATTGTTATGGGTGTGGTAATCTGGTAACGAATTTGGAGTTGGCATATGTTTGCGCGGTGCAACATTGTTTGGATAGGATTATCCTCCACAAGAAATGTGGAGAATTACCTAGTGAAATATGGCACCCTAAACACCCTCAACATCCTATTTCCTTATTTGATTACCACAATTACTTGGTTAGTCCTTGGTGTGATCTTTGCTTGCGCGATCTTGGTAGGGTTCTTTCGTACAGATGTTCTAGTTGTGATTTTGACATCGACATAACATGCCCAATAATAATCATAGATGCCATAttagaagagagaagagagttaCAACACCCAAGTCACCCTAATCACCCTTTGACACTGATGAGAAAGCCCCCGTTGCCATTTTGTTGTGATGGTTGTGGCGTTGAAGATGTGGACATGGCGTATATATGCAGCATATGTGAGTTTTGGATTCACAAGAGTTGTGCATCGTTGCCTCTCGTTCTCCCCATAAATCTCCAATACCATCACCATCCTCTTTCTCTTGCCTTCACTTTTCCGGTGGAACATCACAGATACATATACAATTGTGATGTCTGTCTCAAAAGATTAGGCAAAACATGTTGGGTGTATTTTTGCGGTGTTTGCAGATTCTTTGCGCATATCAGGTGTGTTGCATCCACGAACGTGAAGCCAGAGAGAGACTCAAA AGATGGCGATGATAATGATGGTAATTCCAGTGTTATTGAGTTCCCTCTATATGCGCATGACATATCCAAAGAGCTGCTCACACCTTTTGTGATGAGAGAGAAAGGTATTAACAAAATCCCAGATGTAAAAGACATGCCAAAAACAGTGAATATGGAGGAAACCTATGcaagtttttcatttttattcaaTTATCACAAGCATCCTTTGAGTTTGGTTTTAGAGCCccaggaagaagaagaagatgattcCAACAAAATCGAGGGTGaaaaagaggaagaggaagatgaagatgaagcaGAAAATGATGGTGAAGTGAAGATATGCGACGTGTGCGTAACACCCATATCTTCTCCTCCATATTATGAGTGCTCTGTTGCTGCTGCTACTGCTTGCAAATACTTTGTCCACTCCATTTGCTACTTCTTACCCAACACTttatcatcatcttcttctttttctcggAATTTATATGGTGACTGCCCAGAAACAAATGATAAAAACCATAGATTCACACTCTATACAAGCTCAGCATTCACGGATATGGACTTTAGTCTCTTCACGTGTGAGCTTTGTAACATCAGCACAAATGGACGGGTGTATGAGTGTGAAGGGTGCAAGATGAAGATCGATGTCAAGTGTGCGTCTCTACCGAAAACTATCAGACATGAATCTCACCCTCATCATCACAAACCACTAATCTTAACTAGAATATCATCAGGTGGCAAAACCAAGAAGTGCGGCTGTGGAAGAATACTTTCCAATTGTACTGCCTATTGCTGCAGCAGCAGCGATGACTGTGATTTTGCGCTGGAACTGAAATGTGCTATGCTGCCCAAGAGCATAAGAAAGCATGAGTGGGACACTACCCATTCATTGCGGCTCacatttgatgcctctctcgaCCATCCCTCCGATTTCTTCTGTGATTTTTGTGAAGAAGAATTGCATCCCAAGAAGTGGATGTATCACTGTCGCCAATGCGATCTTTCTTTCCACCTCTTTTGCCTCAGAAGTGCATCTGGTTGGTACAGAAACATCAAATTTGGGCGCCGATTTGTGTTGGAGGGTATTCACCCTAACCACCCTCTCACATTCAATTGTGTCACAA
- the LOC130990956 gene encoding uncharacterized protein LOC130990956 isoform X1 has protein sequence MEKKVINRFYHEHPLILTENVSKEEPPNCYGCGNLVTNLELAYVCAVQHCLDRIILHKKCGELPSEIWHPKHPQHPISLFDYHNYLVSPWCDLCLRDLGRVLSYRCSSCDFDIDITCPIIIIDAILEERRELQHPSHPNHPLTLMRKPPLPFCCDGCGVEDVDMAYICSICEFWIHKSCASLPLVLPINLQYHHHPLSLAFTFPVEHHRYIYNCDVCLKRLGKTCWVYFCGVCRFFAHIRCVASTNVKPERDSKYLDGDDNDGNSSVIEFPLYAHDISKELLTPFVMREKGINKIPDVKDMPKTVNMEETYASFSFLFNYHKHPLSLVLEPQEEEEDDSNKIEGEKEEEEDEDEAENDGEVKICDVCVTPISSPPYYECSVAAATACKYFVHSICYFLPNTLSSSSSFSRNLYGDCPETNDKNHRFTLYTSSAFTDMDFSLFTCELCNISTNGRVYECEGCKMKIDVKCASLPKTIRHESHPHHHKPLILTRISSGGKTKKCGCGRILSNCTAYCCSSSDDCDFALELKCAMLPKSIRKHEWDTTHSLRLTFDASLDHPSDFFCDFCEEELHPKKWMYHCRQCDLSFHLFCLRSASGWYRNIKFGRRFVLEGIHPNHPLTFNCVTIKRRCNICDMDEYNYGGLECASCNYLVCLTCARRELVKKHVNFR, from the exons ATGGAGAAGAAGGTTATCAACCGTTTCTACCATGAACATCCTTTGATTCTCACAGAAAATGTGAGTAAGGAAGAGCCTCCAAATTGTTATGGGTGTGGTAATCTGGTAACGAATTTGGAGTTGGCATATGTTTGCGCGGTGCAACATTGTTTGGATAGGATTATCCTCCACAAGAAATGTGGAGAATTACCTAGTGAAATATGGCACCCTAAACACCCTCAACATCCTATTTCCTTATTTGATTACCACAATTACTTGGTTAGTCCTTGGTGTGATCTTTGCTTGCGCGATCTTGGTAGGGTTCTTTCGTACAGATGTTCTAGTTGTGATTTTGACATCGACATAACATGCCCAATAATAATCATAGATGCCATAttagaagagagaagagagttaCAACACCCAAGTCACCCTAATCACCCTTTGACACTGATGAGAAAGCCCCCGTTGCCATTTTGTTGTGATGGTTGTGGCGTTGAAGATGTGGACATGGCGTATATATGCAGCATATGTGAGTTTTGGATTCACAAGAGTTGTGCATCGTTGCCTCTCGTTCTCCCCATAAATCTCCAATACCATCACCATCCTCTTTCTCTTGCCTTCACTTTTCCGGTGGAACATCACAGATACATATACAATTGTGATGTCTGTCTCAAAAGATTAGGCAAAACATGTTGGGTGTATTTTTGCGGTGTTTGCAGATTCTTTGCGCATATCAGGTGTGTTGCATCCACGAACGTGAAGCCAGAGAGAGACTCAAAGTACTT AGATGGCGATGATAATGATGGTAATTCCAGTGTTATTGAGTTCCCTCTATATGCGCATGACATATCCAAAGAGCTGCTCACACCTTTTGTGATGAGAGAGAAAGGTATTAACAAAATCCCAGATGTAAAAGACATGCCAAAAACAGTGAATATGGAGGAAACCTATGcaagtttttcatttttattcaaTTATCACAAGCATCCTTTGAGTTTGGTTTTAGAGCCccaggaagaagaagaagatgattcCAACAAAATCGAGGGTGaaaaagaggaagaggaagatgaagatgaagcaGAAAATGATGGTGAAGTGAAGATATGCGACGTGTGCGTAACACCCATATCTTCTCCTCCATATTATGAGTGCTCTGTTGCTGCTGCTACTGCTTGCAAATACTTTGTCCACTCCATTTGCTACTTCTTACCCAACACTttatcatcatcttcttctttttctcggAATTTATATGGTGACTGCCCAGAAACAAATGATAAAAACCATAGATTCACACTCTATACAAGCTCAGCATTCACGGATATGGACTTTAGTCTCTTCACGTGTGAGCTTTGTAACATCAGCACAAATGGACGGGTGTATGAGTGTGAAGGGTGCAAGATGAAGATCGATGTCAAGTGTGCGTCTCTACCGAAAACTATCAGACATGAATCTCACCCTCATCATCACAAACCACTAATCTTAACTAGAATATCATCAGGTGGCAAAACCAAGAAGTGCGGCTGTGGAAGAATACTTTCCAATTGTACTGCCTATTGCTGCAGCAGCAGCGATGACTGTGATTTTGCGCTGGAACTGAAATGTGCTATGCTGCCCAAGAGCATAAGAAAGCATGAGTGGGACACTACCCATTCATTGCGGCTCacatttgatgcctctctcgaCCATCCCTCCGATTTCTTCTGTGATTTTTGTGAAGAAGAATTGCATCCCAAGAAGTGGATGTATCACTGTCGCCAATGCGATCTTTCTTTCCACCTCTTTTGCCTCAGAAGTGCATCTGGTTGGTACAGAAACATCAAATTTGGGCGCCGATTTGTGTTGGAGGGTATTCACCCTAACCACCCTCTCACATTCAATTGTGTCACAA
- the LOC130990956 gene encoding uncharacterized protein LOC130990956 isoform X3, which yields MEKKVINRFYHEHPLILTENVSKEEPPNCYGCGNLVTNLELAYVCAVQHCLDRIILHKKCGELPSEIWHPKHPQHPISLFDYHNYLVSPWCDLCLRDLGRVLSYRCSSCDFDIDITCPIIIIDAILEERRELQHPSHPNHPLTLMRKPPLPFCCDGCGVEDVDMAYICSICEFWIHKSCASLPLVLPINLQYHHHPLSLAFTFPVEHHRYIYNCDVCLKRLGKTCWVYFCGVCRFFAHIRCVASTNVKPERDSKYLDGDDNDGNSSVIEFPLYAHDISKELLTPFVMREKGINKIPDVKDMPKTVNMEETYASFSFLFNYHKHPLSLVLEPQEEEEDDSNKIEGEKEEEEDEDEAENDGEVKICDVCVTPISSPPYYECSVAAATACKYFVHSICYFLPNTLSSSSSFSRNLYGDCPETNDKNHRFTLYTSSAFTDMDFSLFTCELCNISTNGRVYECEGCKMKIDVKCGKTKKCGCGRILSNCTAYCCSSSDDCDFALELKCAMLPKSIRKHEWDTTHSLRLTFDASLDHPSDFFCDFCEEELHPKKWMYHCRQCDLSFHLFCLRSASGWYRNIKFGRRFVLEGIHPNHPLTFNCVTIKRRCNICDMDEYNYGGLECASCNYLVCLTCARRELVKKHVNFR from the exons ATGGAGAAGAAGGTTATCAACCGTTTCTACCATGAACATCCTTTGATTCTCACAGAAAATGTGAGTAAGGAAGAGCCTCCAAATTGTTATGGGTGTGGTAATCTGGTAACGAATTTGGAGTTGGCATATGTTTGCGCGGTGCAACATTGTTTGGATAGGATTATCCTCCACAAGAAATGTGGAGAATTACCTAGTGAAATATGGCACCCTAAACACCCTCAACATCCTATTTCCTTATTTGATTACCACAATTACTTGGTTAGTCCTTGGTGTGATCTTTGCTTGCGCGATCTTGGTAGGGTTCTTTCGTACAGATGTTCTAGTTGTGATTTTGACATCGACATAACATGCCCAATAATAATCATAGATGCCATAttagaagagagaagagagttaCAACACCCAAGTCACCCTAATCACCCTTTGACACTGATGAGAAAGCCCCCGTTGCCATTTTGTTGTGATGGTTGTGGCGTTGAAGATGTGGACATGGCGTATATATGCAGCATATGTGAGTTTTGGATTCACAAGAGTTGTGCATCGTTGCCTCTCGTTCTCCCCATAAATCTCCAATACCATCACCATCCTCTTTCTCTTGCCTTCACTTTTCCGGTGGAACATCACAGATACATATACAATTGTGATGTCTGTCTCAAAAGATTAGGCAAAACATGTTGGGTGTATTTTTGCGGTGTTTGCAGATTCTTTGCGCATATCAGGTGTGTTGCATCCACGAACGTGAAGCCAGAGAGAGACTCAAAGTACTT AGATGGCGATGATAATGATGGTAATTCCAGTGTTATTGAGTTCCCTCTATATGCGCATGACATATCCAAAGAGCTGCTCACACCTTTTGTGATGAGAGAGAAAGGTATTAACAAAATCCCAGATGTAAAAGACATGCCAAAAACAGTGAATATGGAGGAAACCTATGcaagtttttcatttttattcaaTTATCACAAGCATCCTTTGAGTTTGGTTTTAGAGCCccaggaagaagaagaagatgattcCAACAAAATCGAGGGTGaaaaagaggaagaggaagatgaagatgaagcaGAAAATGATGGTGAAGTGAAGATATGCGACGTGTGCGTAACACCCATATCTTCTCCTCCATATTATGAGTGCTCTGTTGCTGCTGCTACTGCTTGCAAATACTTTGTCCACTCCATTTGCTACTTCTTACCCAACACTttatcatcatcttcttctttttctcggAATTTATATGGTGACTGCCCAGAAACAAATGATAAAAACCATAGATTCACACTCTATACAAGCTCAGCATTCACGGATATGGACTTTAGTCTCTTCACGTGTGAGCTTTGTAACATCAGCACAAATGGACGGGTGTATGAGTGTGAAGGGTGCAAGATGAAGATCGATGTCAAGT GTGGCAAAACCAAGAAGTGCGGCTGTGGAAGAATACTTTCCAATTGTACTGCCTATTGCTGCAGCAGCAGCGATGACTGTGATTTTGCGCTGGAACTGAAATGTGCTATGCTGCCCAAGAGCATAAGAAAGCATGAGTGGGACACTACCCATTCATTGCGGCTCacatttgatgcctctctcgaCCATCCCTCCGATTTCTTCTGTGATTTTTGTGAAGAAGAATTGCATCCCAAGAAGTGGATGTATCACTGTCGCCAATGCGATCTTTCTTTCCACCTCTTTTGCCTCAGAAGTGCATCTGGTTGGTACAGAAACATCAAATTTGGGCGCCGATTTGTGTTGGAGGGTATTCACCCTAACCACCCTCTCACATTCAATTGTGTCACAA